From Deinococcus misasensis DSM 22328, one genomic window encodes:
- a CDS encoding carbohydrate ABC transporter permease, translating to MNTTRKPELPFSNKKKQPSDSPEQGTFKSPFLPWLFLLPSLVVLGVFLYFPAIETLRLSLYQSSVFLGTERFVGLENFAELLSSPVYHQSILQTLIFMGITVTCGITLAFGLALLANRPVRGAKIYRLLLIYPYALSPAIAGTLWLFLFNPEIGLVNALLERFFDLKPRWLDSPFLAFFLVCGAAVWKSLGYNVVFYLAALQNVPKDTLEAAQIDGAGSWQRIRFILIPMLSPMTFFLVFTNIVQALFDSFGLVDILTKGGPVYGQTGITSFLIYQLYLDGFANAKTGFAAAQAVLMLILVAGITLLQFRTGGKQVHHGA from the coding sequence TTGAACACCACCCGCAAACCTGAATTGCCGTTCTCAAACAAGAAAAAACAACCCTCTGACAGCCCAGAGCAGGGCACCTTCAAAAGCCCTTTCTTGCCCTGGCTGTTCTTGCTGCCGTCTCTGGTGGTGCTCGGGGTGTTTCTGTACTTCCCAGCCATCGAGACCTTACGCCTGAGCCTGTACCAGAGCAGTGTTTTTCTGGGCACCGAGCGTTTTGTGGGGCTGGAGAATTTTGCAGAGTTGCTGTCCAGTCCGGTGTACCACCAGAGCATCCTGCAAACCCTGATTTTCATGGGGATCACCGTGACCTGTGGGATCACTCTGGCATTTGGACTGGCTTTGCTGGCCAACCGTCCAGTGCGTGGAGCGAAGATCTACAGGTTGCTCCTGATTTACCCTTATGCCCTCTCCCCTGCCATTGCTGGAACCCTGTGGCTCTTTCTGTTCAATCCAGAGATCGGTCTGGTGAACGCCCTCCTGGAGCGTTTCTTTGACCTGAAACCCCGCTGGCTGGATTCGCCTTTTCTGGCGTTTTTTCTGGTGTGTGGGGCTGCCGTCTGGAAGAGCCTCGGATACAACGTGGTGTTTTATCTGGCCGCCCTGCAAAACGTGCCGAAAGACACGCTGGAAGCTGCCCAGATTGATGGGGCTGGAAGCTGGCAGCGCATCCGGTTCATCCTGATTCCAATGCTGAGCCCGATGACGTTTTTTCTGGTGTTCACCAACATCGTGCAGGCCCTGTTTGACAGTTTCGGACTGGTGGACATCCTGACCAAAGGAGGGCCAGTGTATGGACAGACCGGGATCACCAGTTTTCTGATTTACCAACTTTATCTGGATGGTTTCGCCAATGCCAAAACCGGGTTTGCTGCTGCGCAAGCGGTTCTGATGCTGATTCTGGTGGCAGGCATCACCTTGCTGCAATTTCGCACAGGAGGAAAGCAGGTGCACCATGGTGCGTAA
- a CDS encoding TetR/AcrR family transcriptional regulator C-terminal domain-containing protein has product MPKNTPPPSEKKPRNKLDREKVLQHALTIADQEGIQALTMRKLAQDLGVEAMSLYHHFANKERLMDGMIDLVFIEIEMPTEGLWKDRIRTRAISARQALKKHPWAVGLMESRTSPGPITLHHHNKVIECFRTSGFSIPATAHAYAFLDSFIFGFILQEIQLPFSTFEDAGPAADSIMFEVFKGEFPYLTELATEHVMQPGYNYAREFDIGLEIVLDGIEKMKDVY; this is encoded by the coding sequence ATGCCCAAAAACACTCCCCCTCCATCTGAAAAAAAACCGCGCAACAAGCTGGACCGCGAAAAGGTCCTGCAACACGCCCTGACCATCGCCGATCAAGAAGGCATCCAAGCCCTGACCATGCGCAAACTGGCACAGGATCTGGGTGTGGAAGCCATGTCCCTGTACCACCACTTCGCCAACAAAGAACGGCTGATGGACGGAATGATCGATCTGGTGTTCATTGAAATTGAGATGCCCACCGAAGGCCTCTGGAAAGACCGCATCCGAACCAGAGCCATCTCTGCAAGACAGGCCCTCAAAAAACACCCTTGGGCTGTCGGTTTGATGGAGTCCCGCACCTCACCCGGACCCATCACCCTGCACCACCACAACAAGGTGATTGAATGCTTCCGGACCAGCGGATTTTCGATTCCGGCAACCGCCCACGCCTATGCTTTTCTGGACAGTTTCATTTTTGGGTTCATCCTGCAGGAAATCCAGTTGCCGTTCAGCACTTTTGAAGACGCCGGACCCGCTGCCGACAGCATCATGTTTGAGGTGTTCAAAGGGGAATTCCCATACCTGACCGAACTGGCCACCGAGCATGTCATGCAGCCCGGATACAACTATGCCAGAGAGTTTGACATCGGGCTGGAAATTGTGCTGGATGGAATTGAAAAGATGAAAGACGTGTATTGA
- a CDS encoding carbohydrate ABC transporter permease, translating into MVRKNWKDPLTHLLLCIAVVLVGFPLIFALVKATQDSSQVISAQMHLGSALLENIQTAWNTARLGQYMLNSFVVTVAVTLGKTLLSLLAALAFVYFRFPLKNMVFALVLFTLMLPTELLIVSLFNLITDFGWSNTYAAIIVPFLASATGVFLFRQHFMNIPHSLAEAARLDGCGPLRFLWHILIPMSWNTIGALAVIQFVYVWDQYLWPLVVMQSEDKQVVQVGLKKLIDVGGATDWGAVMAGAVISILPPLVVFTLLQEQFSRGFALGQEK; encoded by the coding sequence ATGGTGCGTAAGAACTGGAAAGACCCCCTCACCCACCTCTTGCTGTGCATCGCTGTGGTGCTGGTGGGATTCCCCCTCATTTTCGCTCTGGTCAAAGCCACACAGGACAGCAGTCAGGTGATTTCGGCACAGATGCATCTGGGAAGCGCCTTGCTGGAAAACATCCAGACCGCATGGAACACCGCGAGGCTCGGGCAGTACATGCTGAATTCCTTTGTGGTGACGGTGGCCGTCACCCTCGGAAAAACCCTGCTTTCCCTTCTGGCCGCTCTGGCCTTCGTGTATTTCCGGTTTCCCCTGAAAAACATGGTGTTTGCTCTGGTCTTGTTCACCCTGATGCTGCCCACCGAGTTGCTGATCGTGTCCCTGTTCAACCTGATCACCGACTTCGGATGGAGCAACACCTACGCAGCCATCATTGTGCCGTTTCTGGCTTCTGCCACTGGGGTTTTCCTGTTCAGGCAACACTTCATGAACATCCCCCACAGCCTTGCCGAAGCTGCCCGTCTGGACGGGTGCGGTCCGTTGCGTTTCCTGTGGCACATCCTGATTCCGATGAGCTGGAACACCATCGGGGCACTGGCAGTGATCCAGTTCGTTTACGTGTGGGACCAGTACCTGTGGCCTCTGGTGGTCATGCAGAGCGAAGACAAACAGGTGGTGCAGGTCGGACTGAAGAAACTGATCGATGTGGGCGGAGCCACCGACTGGGGGGCCGTGATGGCCGGGGCCGTCATCAGCATTTTGCCCCCTCTGGTGGTGTTCACCTTGCTGCAAGAGCAGTTCAGCCGGGGGTTTGCTCTGGGGCAGGAGAAGTAA
- a CDS encoding NAD(P)-dependent alcohol dehydrogenase, with translation MTTQSNPQTQTRATTMQAMVRTEYGPPEVMHLATMPKPTPRDHEVLIRVHATTVTSGDCRMRSLNVPRGFGPIIRLVMGINKPRMTVLGTEFAGVIEEVGKDVTGFKVGDRVFGMAGMKMGAHAEYLCISEKGTMALTPANLSHQQAASLPFGGTTMLDFYRRGGLKAGNCVLVNGASGAVGVAAIQIARHLGAEVTAVCSARNAELVRSLGASKVIDYTREDFATGTETYDIIVDAVGNAPFERSQKVLRSGGRLLLVLATLPQMLASLGQSLSGKKVVAGPITEKAEDIQLLARWAQEGHLKPVVDREYTFTQMPEAHRYVDTGRKRGSVVVTVQAP, from the coding sequence ATGACCACCCAATCCAACCCCCAGACCCAAACCAGAGCCACCACCATGCAAGCCATGGTTCGCACTGAATACGGACCCCCAGAGGTGATGCACCTCGCCACCATGCCCAAACCCACCCCCAGAGACCATGAGGTGCTGATCCGGGTTCATGCCACCACCGTCACCTCTGGGGACTGCCGGATGCGCAGCCTGAATGTGCCCAGAGGCTTTGGACCGATCATCCGATTGGTGATGGGCATCAACAAACCCCGAATGACCGTGCTGGGAACCGAATTTGCCGGGGTCATCGAAGAGGTGGGCAAAGACGTCACGGGTTTCAAAGTGGGAGACCGGGTGTTTGGCATGGCAGGCATGAAAATGGGTGCCCACGCCGAATACCTGTGCATTTCAGAAAAAGGCACCATGGCCCTCACTCCGGCCAACCTGAGCCATCAGCAAGCCGCCTCTCTGCCTTTCGGAGGCACCACCATGCTGGATTTCTACCGCAGGGGTGGCCTGAAAGCCGGAAACTGTGTGCTGGTCAATGGAGCATCAGGGGCGGTGGGGGTTGCTGCCATTCAAATTGCACGCCATCTGGGTGCAGAAGTGACCGCGGTGTGCAGTGCCAGAAACGCCGAACTGGTGCGCTCTCTGGGGGCAAGCAAAGTCATCGACTACACCAGAGAAGACTTCGCCACAGGCACCGAAACCTACGACATCATCGTGGATGCGGTGGGCAACGCCCCATTTGAACGCAGCCAGAAAGTGCTGCGCTCTGGAGGTCGCCTCTTGCTGGTGCTGGCGACCTTGCCTCAAATGCTGGCCTCTCTGGGACAAAGCCTGTCTGGCAAAAAAGTGGTGGCAGGCCCCATCACCGAAAAAGCAGAGGACATCCAGTTGCTGGCCAGATGGGCCCAGGAAGGACACCTGAAACCCGTCGTGGACCGCGAGTACACCTTCACCCAGATGCCCGAAGCCCACCGCTACGTGGACACCGGACGCAAGCGTGGCAGTGTGGTGGTCACGGTTCAAGCTCCCTGA